One window of the Pyrus communis chromosome 17, drPyrComm1.1, whole genome shotgun sequence genome contains the following:
- the LOC137722295 gene encoding zeta-carotene desaturase, chloroplastic/chromoplastic-like yields MASWALLPAAPVTGRCLVTPARTKRSSSFWVRSSLDTNVSDMRVNAPKGLFPPEPEFYRGPKLKVAIIGAGLAGMSTAVELLDQGHEVDIYESRPFIGGKVGSFVDKKGNHIEMGLHVFFGCYSNLFRLMKKVGADENLLVKDHTHTFVNKGGNIGELDFRFPIGAPIHGILAFLSTNQIKTYDKARNAVALALSPVVKALVNPDGALQDVRNLDSISFSDWFLSKGGTRMSIQRMWDPVAYALGFIDCDNISARCMLTIFTLFATKTEASLLRMLKGSPDVYLSGPIRDYIIAKGGRFHLRWGCREILYDKSSDGETYVTGFSMSRATNKKIVTADAYVAACDVPGIKRLLPSQWREWDFFNNVYELVGVPVVTVQLRYDGWVTELQDLERSRQLKQALGLDNLLYTPDADFSCFADLALTSPEDYYIEGQGSLLQCVLTPGDPYMPLPNEEIIARVKKQVLALFPSSQGLEVTWSSVVKIGQSLYREGPGKDPFRPDQKTPVKNFFLAGSYTKQDYIDSMEGATLSGRQASAYICDAGEELVGLRKKLAAQASGEYTKAVNTTDELSLV; encoded by the exons ATGGCTTCTTGGGCTCTTTTACCGGCAGCTCCAGTAACTGGTCGCTGTCTGGTGACTCCTGCCAGGACAAAGAGGTCGTCCTCCTTCTGGGTTCGCTCTTCTTTGGACACCAATGTTTCTGACATGAGGGTAAACG CTCCAAAAGGGTTGTTTCCACCTGAACCGGAGTTCTACCGCGGTCCGAAGCTGAAGGTGGCCATTATCGGAGCTGGACTCGCGGGCATGTCAACCGCCGTTGAGCTTTTGGATCAAGGCCATGAG GTGGATATTTATGAATCGAGGCCTTTCATTGGCGGAAAAGTGGGCTCTTTTGTTGATAAAAAAGGAAACCACATTGAAATGGGACTCCATGTTTTCTTTGGTTGCTACAGTAATCTTTTCCGATTAATGAAAAAG GTGGGTGCAGATGAAAATCTTCTTGTCAAGGATCATACTCACACTTTTGTAAACAAAGGGGGTAACATTGGTG AACTTGATTTTCGGTTCCCAATTGGAGCACCAATACATGGGATTCTTGCATTTTTGTCTACAAATCAGATTAAG ACTTACGATAAAGCAAGAAATGCAGTGGCTCTTGCCTTAAGTCCGGTTGTAAAGGCTCTTGTTAATCCAGATGGAGCATTGCAGGATGTACGGAATTTGGATAGT ATAAGCTTCTCTGATTGGTTCTTGTCCAAAGGTGGCACGCGAATGAGTATCCAGCGGATGTGGGATCCTGTTGCATATGCACTTGGGTTTATTGACTGTGATAATATTAGCGCTCGTTGTATGCTCACTATATTCACATTGTTTGCCACTAAGACCGAGGCTTCCCTTCTACGCATGCTCAAGGGTTCACCAGATGTTTACTTAAGTGGCCCCATCAGAGATTATATCATTGCCAAGGGGGGCAG GTTTCATCTCAGGTGGGGGTGTAGAGAAATACTATATGATAAATCTTCTGATGGCGAAACATATGTTACCGGATTTTCAATGTCTAGG GCTACTAACAAGAAAATTGTGACAGCGGATGCTTATGTTGCAG CGTGTGATGTGCCTGGAATCAAGAGACTGCTTCCTTCTCAGTGGAGGGAATGGGATTTTTTCAATAATGTTTATGAGCTAGTTGGAGTCCCTGTAGTCACTGTGCAACTTAGATACGACGGTTGGGTCACAGAGTTACAAGATCTAGAACGTTCAAG GCAATTGAAGCAAGCTTTGGGATTAGATAATCTCCTATATACTCCTGATGCAGATTTCTCTTGCTTTGCCGACCTAGCGCTTACTTCTCCAGAAGATTACTACATTGAGGGACAAGGTTCACTCCTCCA ATGCGTTTTGACACCAGGTGATCCTTACATGCCTTTACCAAACGAAGAAATTATAGCAAGAGTGAAGAAACAG gTTTTGGCTTTATTCCCATCATCCCAAGGTTTAGAAGTCACTTGGTCATCAGTTGTCAAAATTGGGCAATCTCTTTATCGGGAGGGACCTGGCAAAGATCCGTTTAGACCTGATCAGAAGACACCTGTGAAGAATTTTTTCCTCGCTGGCTCATACACAAAACAG GACTATATCGACAGCATGGAAGGAGCAACTTTGTCTGGCAGGCAAGCCTCTGCATATATATGTGATGCCGGGGAAGAGTTGGTGGGATTGAGAAAGAAGCTTGCAGCCCAAGCTTCTGGGGAATACACAAAAGCTGTTAATACTACTGATGAGCTGAGTCTTGTCTGA